A window from Cotesia glomerata isolate CgM1 unplaced genomic scaffold, MPM_Cglom_v2.3 scaffold_14, whole genome shotgun sequence encodes these proteins:
- the LOC123273820 gene encoding putative nuclease HARBI1 isoform X2 — MSREAFVAFLNKAGGFPGIVGAIDGCHISIRQPPGNANDYYNRKGSHSIILQGTCDHNGKFIDVLIGRPGRAHDSPVFRSSPLYEKITDAQNPLLNPFCLRINDQCFDSI, encoded by the exons GCTTTTCTTAATAAAGCTGGAGGGTTCCCTGGAATTGTGGGTGCAATTGACGGGTGTCATATTTCAATAAGACAACCACCAGGAAATGCGAACGATTACTATAATCGAAAAGGAAGCCACTCCATTATCTTGCAAG GTACATGTGATCATAatggaaaatttattgatgttTTAATTGGACGACCTGGAAGAGCTCATGACTCACCAGTTTTTAGAAGCTCTCcgttgtatgaaaaaataacaGATGCTCAAAATCCGTTATTAAATCCATTCTGCTTACGCATTAATGACCAATGTTTTGACTCCATTTAA
- the LOC123273822 gene encoding uncharacterized protein LOC123273822 isoform X1, whose translation MLNKKRTRIQERLLLRSRLMTLERLFQYESWYEMNRPDYEKWTKIAENSGLIGKKSVSECWRHFCELYHTFKYHKGVSKRGEPIEPWEYYDTFNHYYHVCLDREDARWRAIRAARYAHAGDSDDSD comes from the exons atgttaaataaaaaaa ggACCAGAATTCAGGAACGACTACTGTTACGAAGCCGCTTGATGACGTTGGAAAGACTTTTCCAATACGAAAGCTGGTACGAGATGAATCGTCCTGATTATGAGAAGTGGACGAAAATTGCAGAAAACAGCGGACTTATTGGAAAGAAATCCGTCAGTGAATGCTGGCGTCATTTTTGCGAACTCTATCATACGTTCAag taccaTAAAGGCGTATCGAAACGCGGTGAGCCTATTGAACCATGGGAGTACTATGACACCTTCAATCACTACTACCATGTTTGCTTGGACCGGGAGGATGCACGTTGGAGGGCAATCAGGGCTGCTCGCTATGCTCACGCTGGCGACTCTGACGACTCTGACtga
- the LOC123273822 gene encoding uncharacterized protein LOC123273822 isoform X2, translating into MWTRIQERLLLRSRLMTLERLFQYESWYEMNRPDYEKWTKIAENSGLIGKKSVSECWRHFCELYHTFKYHKGVSKRGEPIEPWEYYDTFNHYYHVCLDREDARWRAIRAARYAHAGDSDDSD; encoded by the exons atgt ggACCAGAATTCAGGAACGACTACTGTTACGAAGCCGCTTGATGACGTTGGAAAGACTTTTCCAATACGAAAGCTGGTACGAGATGAATCGTCCTGATTATGAGAAGTGGACGAAAATTGCAGAAAACAGCGGACTTATTGGAAAGAAATCCGTCAGTGAATGCTGGCGTCATTTTTGCGAACTCTATCATACGTTCAag taccaTAAAGGCGTATCGAAACGCGGTGAGCCTATTGAACCATGGGAGTACTATGACACCTTCAATCACTACTACCATGTTTGCTTGGACCGGGAGGATGCACGTTGGAGGGCAATCAGGGCTGCTCGCTATGCTCACGCTGGCGACTCTGACGACTCTGACtga
- the LOC123273816 gene encoding uncharacterized protein LOC123273816 isoform X1, whose product MDGTNLSITYSWNDENYTVIDSKDVHNKIQNDPSFALNFFKSIIPTQSPTDDRNVDQTADPNEGTALTFTNFEQVTQDFLDKEVQNNQSNTVGKRKNRNDSLDRALEKSQSDAVGEKITRNAERPWNDHKSIKLLLTEYEKRVHLFRNPKIRNKDLWIQICGVFKEHGLTDYTTDDLSKKLTNMKATYVEKKRNNNPRLTTGRGRKPWPWFDEMDEIFKNDESVNFSTSTFSSISKENIEPINLTVSDTHVAKNMVKNSSNEQSSASTSKSGSDFSNTPKTGPGKVKSSYYQQKKAFIDIGHQRNNIMKDHVDCLTTSQELYREGLLTLKGLTTVIAEKNRILKSFLDNRDK is encoded by the exons atggaCGGAACTAATTTAAGTATTACATACAGTTGGAATGATGAAAATTACACTGTGATCGACAGTAAAGATGTTCATAATAAGATACAAAATG atccGTCGtttgcattaaatttttttaaatctattatCCCTACTCAAAGTCCAACAGATGACAGAAATGTGGATCAAACAGCTGATCCTAATGAGGGAACAGCTTTGACATTTACAAACTTTGAACAGGTTACGCAAG aTTTTCTGGACAAAGAGGTACAAAATAATCAATCAAATACAGTAGGAAAAAGGAAAAATCGCAATG ATTCACTGGACCGAGCTCTGGAAAAAAGTCAATCGGATGCAGtaggagaaaaaattactcGTAATG CAGAACGCCCTTGGAATGATCACAAATCAATCAAATTATTGCTGACGGAATACGAAAAACGCGTCCACCTATTTAGAAATCCGAAAATAAGAAACAAAGACTTGTGGATTCAAATTTGTGGGGTATTTAAGGAGCATGGTCTCACTGATTACACTACCgatgatttgagtaaaaagtTAACAAACATGAAAGCAAcatatgttgaaaaaaaaaggaataatAATCCTCGGCTAACCACAGGACGAGGTCGAAAACCGTGGCCTTGGTTTGATGAGATggatgaaatatttaaaaacgatGAGTCTGTAAACTTCTCTACCAGTACATTCTCCAGTATCAGTAAAGAAAATATAGAACCTATTAATTTGACAGTTTCAGACACACA tgtTGCTAAAAACATGGTGAAAAATTCATCAAACGAGCAGTCGTCTGCCTCGACCTCAAAGTCAGGATCTGATTTTTCGAATACGCCAAAAACTGGACCTGGAAAAGTAAAAAGCTcttattatcaacaaaaaaaagcttttattGATATTGGACATCAGCGCAATAATATTATGAAAGATCATGTGGACTGTTTAACAACGTCGCAAGAATTATACCGTGAAGGGCTATTAACCTTAAAAGGCCTGACAACGGTGATAGCAGAGAAAAACCGCATTCTAAAGTCTTTTTTGGATAATCGTGATAAATAG
- the LOC123273816 gene encoding uncharacterized protein LOC123273816 isoform X2: MDGTNLSITYSWNDENYTVIDSKDVHNKIQNDPSFALNFFKSIIPTQSPTDDRNVDQTADPNEGTALTFTNFEQVTQDFLDKEVQNNQSNTVGKRKNRNDSLDRALEKSQSDAVGEKITRNERPWNDHKSIKLLLTEYEKRVHLFRNPKIRNKDLWIQICGVFKEHGLTDYTTDDLSKKLTNMKATYVEKKRNNNPRLTTGRGRKPWPWFDEMDEIFKNDESVNFSTSTFSSISKENIEPINLTVSDTHVAKNMVKNSSNEQSSASTSKSGSDFSNTPKTGPGKVKSSYYQQKKAFIDIGHQRNNIMKDHVDCLTTSQELYREGLLTLKGLTTVIAEKNRILKSFLDNRDK, translated from the exons atggaCGGAACTAATTTAAGTATTACATACAGTTGGAATGATGAAAATTACACTGTGATCGACAGTAAAGATGTTCATAATAAGATACAAAATG atccGTCGtttgcattaaatttttttaaatctattatCCCTACTCAAAGTCCAACAGATGACAGAAATGTGGATCAAACAGCTGATCCTAATGAGGGAACAGCTTTGACATTTACAAACTTTGAACAGGTTACGCAAG aTTTTCTGGACAAAGAGGTACAAAATAATCAATCAAATACAGTAGGAAAAAGGAAAAATCGCAATG ATTCACTGGACCGAGCTCTGGAAAAAAGTCAATCGGATGCAGtaggagaaaaaattactcGTAATG AACGCCCTTGGAATGATCACAAATCAATCAAATTATTGCTGACGGAATACGAAAAACGCGTCCACCTATTTAGAAATCCGAAAATAAGAAACAAAGACTTGTGGATTCAAATTTGTGGGGTATTTAAGGAGCATGGTCTCACTGATTACACTACCgatgatttgagtaaaaagtTAACAAACATGAAAGCAAcatatgttgaaaaaaaaaggaataatAATCCTCGGCTAACCACAGGACGAGGTCGAAAACCGTGGCCTTGGTTTGATGAGATggatgaaatatttaaaaacgatGAGTCTGTAAACTTCTCTACCAGTACATTCTCCAGTATCAGTAAAGAAAATATAGAACCTATTAATTTGACAGTTTCAGACACACA tgtTGCTAAAAACATGGTGAAAAATTCATCAAACGAGCAGTCGTCTGCCTCGACCTCAAAGTCAGGATCTGATTTTTCGAATACGCCAAAAACTGGACCTGGAAAAGTAAAAAGCTcttattatcaacaaaaaaaagcttttattGATATTGGACATCAGCGCAATAATATTATGAAAGATCATGTGGACTGTTTAACAACGTCGCAAGAATTATACCGTGAAGGGCTATTAACCTTAAAAGGCCTGACAACGGTGATAGCAGAGAAAAACCGCATTCTAAAGTCTTTTTTGGATAATCGTGATAAATAG